One Streptomyces lincolnensis genomic region harbors:
- a CDS encoding DUF3662 domain-containing protein produces MSSISALEQALENRWEALWARLFDKEPVELVDELRRECDRHTVVCSETRTVVPNAYDVELADFVYDELTRRGSRVGQELTDSLARHAERHGYEWAGPLTVHLSRAPHLPNGRYRVASRVMTHVSADGFQHSAP; encoded by the coding sequence ATGAGCTCCATCAGCGCGCTGGAACAGGCCCTGGAGAACCGCTGGGAGGCGCTGTGGGCCCGGCTCTTCGACAAGGAACCCGTCGAACTCGTCGACGAACTGCGCCGCGAGTGCGACCGGCACACGGTCGTGTGCAGCGAGACCCGGACCGTGGTCCCCAACGCCTACGACGTCGAACTCGCCGACTTCGTCTACGACGAACTCACCCGCCGCGGCAGCCGGGTGGGCCAGGAGCTCACCGACAGCCTCGCCCGGCACGCCGAACGCCACGGCTACGAGTGGGCGGGCCCGCTCACCGTGCACCTCAGCAGGGCGCCGCACCTGCCCAACGGCCGCTACCGCGTGGCCAGTCGGGTGATGACCCATGTGAGCGCCGACGGATTTCAGCACTCGGCGCCCTGA
- a CDS encoding ArnT family glycosyltransferase has protein sequence MMARDLHEAPAPETHPGPSPARRPGGRWLVPLLVVVLLAQMAAAMVSTAVQQTPTIDEPVYVGTAAEYLHEHRVRHNPEHPPLGKLVIATGVALAGPHVDTSFTGDQGRVGRHLLYESGNDPWHLMLWARLPVIALTLLFGLVVFAFARELAGPVGGLVALALYAFSPDVVAHGSLATLDVPMAGFLLTSVWLLWRARRRPRLYLPLAGAALGAALATKMNALAAVPVLVVLAGVSVWSAGPPSRRRTALLRAAAGAGMVAVTAVAAVWVSYLIVDPRLRWTPQQHVPTVHGLRGLLVHLMPFPEAYRDGMRIQFGLENRPWQGFLFGRVYEGSLWYYLPVALLVKTPLGMLALWAAGAVAVVTVRRWRPAAPYLLAPAAVLLATAMEASRDFGTRYVLFLPMFLAVAAGAVATLRWRWAPVATAGLMLFVAVSSLRTYPYYLPYSNEAFGGPARTSQRLHDSNVDWGQDLGRLADRLRERYRGERLWLVYKGSGVPSSYGIEATDPRAVPVQKVRGVLVVSDSAVAKARGRLAELIDSSRPIDEVGHSITIYRR, from the coding sequence ATGATGGCACGCGACCTGCACGAGGCTCCGGCCCCGGAGACCCACCCGGGCCCGTCGCCCGCGCGGCGGCCCGGCGGGCGGTGGCTCGTGCCCCTCCTCGTGGTCGTGCTGCTCGCCCAGATGGCCGCCGCGATGGTGTCGACGGCCGTGCAGCAGACGCCGACCATCGACGAGCCGGTCTACGTGGGCACGGCCGCCGAGTACCTCCACGAGCACCGCGTCCGCCACAACCCCGAACACCCGCCGCTCGGCAAGCTCGTCATCGCCACCGGTGTGGCGCTCGCCGGTCCGCACGTCGACACGTCCTTCACCGGCGACCAGGGGCGGGTGGGCCGCCATCTGCTGTACGAGTCCGGCAACGACCCGTGGCACCTGATGCTGTGGGCCCGCCTCCCGGTGATCGCGCTGACCCTCCTGTTCGGCCTCGTCGTCTTCGCCTTCGCCCGTGAACTGGCCGGCCCCGTGGGCGGGTTGGTGGCGCTGGCGCTGTACGCCTTCTCCCCCGACGTCGTCGCGCACGGCTCGCTGGCCACGCTCGACGTGCCGATGGCCGGGTTCCTGCTGACGTCGGTGTGGCTGCTGTGGCGGGCCCGCCGCCGGCCGCGGCTGTACCTGCCGCTCGCCGGAGCCGCCCTCGGTGCCGCCCTGGCCACGAAGATGAACGCGCTGGCCGCCGTTCCGGTGCTGGTGGTCCTGGCCGGTGTCTCGGTGTGGAGCGCGGGCCCGCCGAGCCGGCGCCGGACCGCTCTGCTGCGGGCGGCGGCGGGCGCGGGCATGGTGGCGGTGACCGCGGTCGCCGCCGTCTGGGTGTCGTACCTGATCGTCGATCCGCGGCTGCGCTGGACGCCCCAGCAGCATGTGCCCACCGTCCACGGACTGCGCGGACTGCTCGTCCACCTGATGCCGTTCCCGGAGGCCTACCGGGACGGGATGCGAATCCAGTTCGGCCTGGAGAACCGGCCCTGGCAGGGCTTTCTGTTCGGACGGGTCTACGAGGGCTCCCTCTGGTACTACCTGCCCGTCGCGCTGCTGGTGAAGACCCCGCTCGGCATGCTCGCGCTGTGGGCCGCCGGTGCCGTGGCCGTCGTGACGGTACGGCGATGGCGGCCCGCGGCGCCGTACCTGCTGGCGCCCGCCGCCGTCCTGCTGGCCACGGCCATGGAGGCGTCACGGGACTTCGGCACCCGCTACGTCCTGTTCCTGCCGATGTTCCTGGCGGTGGCCGCGGGCGCTGTGGCGACCCTGCGGTGGCGGTGGGCGCCGGTCGCGACGGCGGGGCTGATGCTGTTCGTCGCGGTCAGCTCGCTGCGGACGTACCCCTACTACCTGCCGTACTCCAACGAGGCGTTCGGCGGGCCGGCCCGGACGAGTCAGCGGCTGCACGACTCCAATGTCGACTGGGGCCAGGACCTGGGCCGGCTCGCCGACCGGCTGCGCGAGCGGTACCGGGGCGAGCGGCTGTGGCTCGTGTACAAGGGCAGCGGGGTGCCGTCCTCCTACGGCATCGAGGCCACCGACCCGCGCGCGGTGCCCGTGCAAAAGGTGCGCGGGGTGCTGGTGGTGTCGGACTCCGCCGTCGCCAAGGCGAGGGGACGGCTGGCCGAGCTGATCGACAGCAGTCGTCCGATCGACGAGGTCGGACACTCGATCACGATCTACCGGCGGTGA
- a CDS encoding phosphatase PAP2 family protein, with product MPSSAGQHSPALTEHAMRRRGFLKTSLGASAGVLAAPTLVGWLAAADAKAATAAAAFVDDYKTNVVANQTAETNAVLRILDGFAKVWKTGDAWNTGTPLMPEVLRANMRYCARLTGARTEAQAREAFVYDRQHQSYAMIGGLGPLAGLYRSGAKAVTSITEAPATTPPTTINDAVPAGAPAGSALGAGSYDSELGQVAKLVDTVRGPFASGNPAKFAVQYPRPWRMNEDSQVVDTGRTDALGYPVYDSEVVVVTQLLRQRSTNAAEDGGFPSGHTNAFHLAALAFAYAVPERFQELVTRAFELSHTRIMSGMHSTVDVLGGRTMATALAAAALADPANAGLKAAARAQALKYFTEKTGTTADTLYSYAHSDGSDAYADRDANECAVKPKLTYVLTRRGRDEPLTVPKGAEVLLETRLPYLDAAQRRAVLRTTALPSGYVLLDGFEQWGRLNLFAAADGYGAFESDVTVTLDAAAGGFRAADSWRNDIEGDGGLTKRGTGTLTLTGHNRYTGGTVLEDGVLRAASAHALGHGDVRITGGTLELGKSLKVHGTYAQDSGTLHVTLRSGQEPVLEVTRRTVLGRGSALSLSLDAKRPPKAGSTVRVLGTKVLRGQFDRVELNSDTLRAVPVYTAGGLSVRLLKR from the coding sequence ATGCCGTCTTCCGCCGGGCAGCACTCTCCCGCGCTCACCGAACACGCCATGCGACGCAGGGGGTTCCTCAAGACGTCCCTGGGTGCCTCGGCCGGCGTCCTGGCCGCCCCGACCCTCGTCGGCTGGCTGGCCGCCGCGGACGCGAAGGCCGCCACGGCCGCCGCCGCGTTCGTCGACGACTACAAGACCAACGTCGTGGCGAACCAGACGGCCGAGACCAACGCCGTGCTCCGGATCCTCGACGGCTTCGCCAAAGTGTGGAAGACCGGCGACGCCTGGAACACCGGCACCCCGCTGATGCCCGAGGTGCTGCGCGCCAACATGCGCTACTGCGCCCGGCTCACCGGCGCCCGAACGGAGGCGCAGGCCAGGGAGGCCTTCGTCTACGACCGTCAGCACCAGAGCTACGCGATGATCGGCGGCCTGGGCCCCCTGGCCGGCCTGTACCGGTCGGGCGCCAAGGCGGTCACCTCGATCACCGAGGCCCCCGCCACCACGCCCCCCACCACGATCAACGACGCCGTGCCGGCCGGTGCCCCCGCCGGATCCGCGCTCGGCGCCGGCTCCTACGACTCCGAGCTGGGCCAGGTGGCCAAGCTGGTCGACACCGTGCGCGGCCCGTTCGCCTCCGGCAACCCGGCCAAGTTCGCCGTCCAGTACCCGCGGCCGTGGCGCATGAACGAGGACAGCCAGGTCGTCGACACCGGCAGGACCGACGCGCTCGGCTACCCGGTGTACGACTCCGAGGTGGTCGTCGTGACCCAGCTGCTGCGGCAGCGCAGCACGAACGCGGCCGAGGACGGCGGCTTCCCCAGCGGTCACACCAACGCCTTCCACCTGGCGGCCCTGGCCTTCGCCTACGCGGTCCCGGAGCGCTTCCAGGAGCTGGTGACCCGCGCCTTCGAGCTGAGCCACACCCGGATCATGTCGGGCATGCACTCCACGGTCGACGTCCTCGGCGGCCGGACCATGGCCACCGCCCTGGCCGCCGCCGCGCTGGCCGACCCGGCCAACGCCGGCCTCAAGGCCGCGGCGCGCGCCCAGGCGCTGAAGTACTTCACCGAGAAGACCGGCACGACGGCGGACACGCTGTACTCCTACGCCCACTCGGACGGCTCCGACGCCTATGCCGACCGGGACGCCAACGAGTGCGCCGTCAAGCCCAAGCTGACGTACGTGCTCACCCGCCGGGGCCGCGACGAACCGCTGACCGTGCCGAAGGGCGCCGAGGTGCTGCTGGAGACCCGGCTGCCGTACCTGGACGCGGCGCAGCGGCGCGCGGTGCTGCGGACGACCGCGCTGCCCTCGGGGTATGTCCTGCTGGACGGCTTCGAGCAGTGGGGACGGCTGAACCTGTTCGCGGCGGCGGACGGGTACGGCGCCTTCGAGTCCGACGTGACCGTCACGCTCGACGCGGCGGCCGGCGGCTTCCGGGCGGCCGACAGCTGGCGCAACGACATCGAGGGCGACGGCGGTCTGACCAAGCGGGGCACCGGCACGCTGACCCTGACGGGCCACAACCGCTACACCGGCGGCACCGTCCTCGAGGACGGTGTCCTGCGCGCCGCCTCGGCCCACGCCCTCGGCCACGGCGATGTGCGGATCACCGGCGGCACCCTGGAGCTCGGCAAGTCCCTGAAGGTCCACGGCACCTACGCCCAGGACTCCGGCACGCTCCACGTGACGCTGCGCTCGGGCCAGGAGCCGGTCCTTGAGGTGACCCGCCGGACGGTGCTCGGCCGGGGCAGCGCGCTCTCTCTGAGCCTGGACGCCAAGCGGCCGCCGAAGGCGGGCAGCACGGTGCGGGTGCTCGGCACCAAGGTGCTGCGCGGCCAGTTCGACCGCGTCGAGCTGAACTCCGACACACTGCGGGCCGTACCCGTCTACACGGCGGGTGGTCTGTCCGTACGACTCCTGAAGCGGTAA
- a CDS encoding BadF/BadG/BcrA/BcrD ATPase family protein produces MQDTPVAGPLVVGIDVGGTKAQLRAFAGDTLVADHVRASSGWRPHDPVAAAGWLATLAADALPAGARPSALAVGGHACETPRQCAQIRTALQLHFDAPALVVGDAELLVPAAGLDKGAGLVAGTGSVAVGRLADGTAVQVGGWGALLGDEGGAAGLVREAVRAVWAAHDRGEEPDALALGLLAGFDVREVPALGAALEHVTSASADWGRHAPAVFAAAEAGSARARTVIAEAGRALAALVERLAARGVVVDDVVVAGSTILAQPSLYDAFVAALAEGVPAARPTPLRAPPVDGAVAMARSLV; encoded by the coding sequence GTGCAGGACACCCCTGTGGCCGGCCCACTCGTGGTCGGCATCGACGTGGGCGGCACCAAGGCACAGCTCCGCGCATTCGCGGGCGACACCCTGGTGGCCGATCACGTCCGGGCCAGCAGCGGCTGGCGGCCCCACGACCCGGTGGCCGCCGCCGGATGGCTGGCCACGCTGGCCGCCGACGCGCTGCCCGCGGGCGCGCGCCCCTCGGCCCTCGCCGTCGGCGGACACGCCTGCGAGACCCCGCGACAGTGCGCACAGATCCGCACCGCTCTCCAACTGCACTTCGACGCGCCCGCGCTGGTCGTCGGCGACGCCGAACTGCTGGTCCCGGCCGCGGGCCTGGACAAGGGGGCCGGTCTGGTCGCCGGCACCGGCTCGGTCGCGGTGGGCCGCCTCGCCGACGGCACCGCGGTCCAGGTCGGCGGCTGGGGCGCGCTCCTCGGCGACGAGGGCGGCGCGGCCGGTCTCGTCCGCGAGGCCGTCCGTGCCGTATGGGCGGCGCACGACCGCGGTGAGGAGCCCGACGCGCTGGCGCTCGGCCTGCTGGCCGGGTTCGACGTCCGCGAGGTGCCCGCGCTCGGCGCCGCGCTGGAACACGTCACCTCCGCCTCCGCCGACTGGGGCCGGCACGCCCCCGCCGTCTTCGCCGCCGCCGAGGCCGGATCCGCCCGCGCTCGCACCGTGATCGCCGAGGCGGGCCGCGCCCTGGCCGCACTCGTCGAACGGCTCGCCGCCCGCGGAGTGGTGGTCGACGACGTCGTGGTCGCGGGCAGCACCATCCTCGCCCAGCCGTCCCTGTACGACGCCTTCGTGGCGGCGCTGGCCGAGGGCGTCCCTGCGGCCCGGCCGACGCCCCTGCGCGCGCCGCCGGTCGACGGAGCCGTGGCGATGGCCCGTTCACTTGTATGA
- a CDS encoding ROK family protein, which produces MARAPRLTESASAVFAVLAQAGTATRPQLASLARLSKPTVSSAVAELEGVHLAAHSGTSSGGTGRSAAVYRLGPAAGAVLAVDLGPALTRVRGCALDGSLLAEAAGPREDAADVVREALGALPADAPLRTIVVAVGDVAAPQRVRPATAKAGPVFDTVTVALPSGVPVHLENNVNCAALAELHEGSARGRDTFGYLRIGVGIGLGIVVGGRVLRGANGAAGELARLPYPWDDDREPRHEALEEYIGARSLLRRAAESWPEADGPCPESTERLFALAGEGRAAARAVVGRHGTDVGRLAAAVTAVLDPGLIVLGGSTGADAQVLAGVRAELDRLSWPTEVITGTLGELGTVVGAARLAVARGVQTVTEAARAKD; this is translated from the coding sequence GTGGCAAGAGCCCCCCGTCTGACCGAGAGCGCGAGCGCTGTGTTCGCCGTGCTGGCCCAGGCGGGCACCGCGACCCGGCCGCAGCTCGCGAGCCTGGCGCGGCTGTCCAAGCCGACGGTCTCCTCCGCCGTCGCCGAGCTGGAGGGCGTCCACCTCGCCGCCCACTCCGGCACCTCCTCCGGCGGTACGGGCCGCAGCGCCGCCGTATACCGCCTCGGCCCGGCCGCGGGCGCCGTGCTGGCCGTCGACCTCGGCCCCGCGCTGACCCGGGTGCGGGGCTGCGCGCTCGACGGCAGCCTGCTCGCCGAGGCCGCCGGCCCCCGGGAGGACGCCGCCGACGTCGTACGGGAGGCCCTCGGCGCGCTGCCCGCGGACGCTCCGCTGCGTACGATCGTCGTGGCCGTCGGTGATGTCGCCGCACCGCAGCGTGTGCGCCCCGCCACGGCCAAGGCCGGACCCGTCTTCGACACGGTGACCGTCGCGCTGCCGTCCGGAGTCCCCGTCCACCTGGAGAACAACGTCAACTGCGCCGCGCTCGCGGAGCTGCACGAGGGCTCCGCCCGCGGCCGCGACACCTTCGGCTACCTGCGCATCGGCGTGGGCATCGGCCTCGGCATCGTGGTCGGCGGCCGGGTGCTGCGCGGAGCCAACGGAGCCGCCGGTGAGCTGGCCCGGCTGCCCTACCCCTGGGACGACGACCGCGAACCGCGCCACGAGGCCCTGGAGGAGTACATCGGGGCCCGCTCCCTGCTGAGACGGGCCGCCGAGAGCTGGCCGGAGGCCGACGGGCCCTGCCCCGAGAGCACCGAACGGCTCTTCGCCCTCGCCGGCGAGGGCCGGGCCGCGGCCCGCGCCGTCGTCGGCCGGCACGGCACGGACGTGGGCCGCCTGGCCGCCGCCGTGACCGCCGTACTGGACCCGGGGCTGATCGTGCTGGGCGGCAGTACCGGCGCGGATGCGCAGGTCCTGGCCGGGGTGCGGGCCGAACTGGACCGGCTGAGCTGGCCCACCGAAGTGATCACCGGCACCCTCGGCGAGCTCGGCACCGTCGTGGGCGCCGCCCGCCTCGCGGTCGCCCGGGGAGTCCAAACCGTGACCGAAGCGGCGCGAGCGAAGGATTGA
- a CDS encoding ABC transporter substrate-binding protein — MTTVGVRRSSRLGRGGMRRLVPLAAVATAGALLLSACGGSDSGSGGNAKSLTFWISTVPGQDAGWKKMVAQYKKEAGVDVKLVNIPYDGYTTKLRNAAQANSLPDVATVPSLDPIWSNKLIDLSSIANNKSNKINPNFLAKDSSGKVLSIPSDVTASGMFINKSLFEKAGVDFPTSPSKTWTWTDFIAAANKVREKTGAKYSLTFDQSPSRLRAMVYEMGGKYVHADSSGKFSVDAATKKAVNTFVGWNDDKTMPKSVWTSGADPSAMFQSGDVVAYWSGVWQVPAFAESIKKFEWASVPTPAQPVQASDVNSGGMSVGFNNNGAAATAATKFLSWLYEPAHYQVLCETSGFLPVESGLTPKYPFKSEAAQAAFKLYNESIPLYDPISGYFNGAQTNWVLKGKSLTEDPTKTELGKAINGQQSADKALENIVAGYNQQVGG, encoded by the coding sequence ATGACCACTGTGGGTGTGCGGCGCTCTAGCCGTCTCGGCCGCGGCGGCATGCGCCGCCTGGTTCCCCTGGCTGCCGTGGCGACGGCAGGTGCCCTGCTGCTCTCCGCCTGCGGCGGTTCGGACTCCGGCTCGGGCGGCAACGCCAAGTCGCTGACGTTCTGGATCTCCACGGTTCCGGGACAGGACGCGGGCTGGAAGAAGATGGTGGCGCAGTACAAGAAGGAAGCCGGCGTCGACGTCAAGCTCGTCAACATCCCCTACGACGGCTACACGACGAAGCTGCGCAACGCCGCGCAGGCGAACTCCCTGCCCGACGTGGCGACCGTGCCGTCGCTGGACCCGATCTGGTCGAACAAGCTGATCGATCTCAGCTCCATCGCCAACAACAAGAGCAACAAGATCAACCCCAACTTCCTCGCCAAGGACTCGTCCGGGAAGGTGCTGTCCATCCCCTCGGACGTCACCGCGTCCGGCATGTTCATCAACAAGTCGCTCTTCGAGAAGGCCGGCGTCGACTTCCCGACCTCGCCGTCGAAGACCTGGACCTGGACCGACTTCATCGCCGCGGCGAACAAGGTCCGCGAGAAGACCGGCGCCAAGTACTCCCTGACCTTCGACCAGTCGCCGTCCCGGCTGCGCGCCATGGTGTACGAGATGGGCGGCAAGTACGTCCACGCGGACTCCTCCGGCAAGTTCTCGGTGGACGCGGCGACCAAGAAGGCCGTGAACACCTTCGTCGGATGGAACGACGACAAGACCATGCCGAAGTCGGTGTGGACCAGCGGCGCCGACCCGTCGGCCATGTTCCAGAGCGGTGACGTGGTCGCCTACTGGTCCGGCGTGTGGCAGGTGCCCGCCTTCGCGGAGAGCATCAAGAAGTTCGAGTGGGCGAGCGTCCCGACCCCCGCCCAGCCGGTGCAGGCCAGTGACGTCAACAGCGGCGGCATGTCGGTGGGCTTCAACAACAACGGCGCCGCGGCCACCGCCGCGACGAAGTTCCTGTCCTGGCTGTACGAGCCGGCCCACTACCAGGTGCTGTGCGAGACGTCCGGGTTCCTTCCGGTCGAGAGCGGCCTGACCCCGAAGTACCCCTTCAAGTCCGAGGCGGCGCAGGCGGCGTTCAAGCTGTACAACGAGTCGATCCCGCTGTACGACCCGATCTCCGGCTACTTCAACGGCGCGCAGACGAACTGGGTGCTGAAGGGCAAGAGCCTCACCGAGGACCCGACCAAGACGGAGCTCGGCAAGGCGATCAACGGCCAGCAGTCGGCCGACAAGGCCCTGGAGAACATCGTGGCCGGCTACAACCAGCAGGTCGGCGGCTGA
- a CDS encoding carbohydrate ABC transporter permease translates to MTKRASDVSVSPPRRRSKYTLAPLVLIAANVVLFALFFLWPAVIGLVYSFTNYTGVGAFQFIGLDNYQKLFGDSIFFDALTRTLLYTVLFVPLNFVLSLLIANVLVSKHAKGVSVARIFFFIPWLLSPIVVGVLWRWLFGENFGLVNYFIEKFGGSAVPWQSNADLSLIVVVVAASWAWTGFSMLLFIAAIKNVPTSYYEAAALDGAGPWRQFISITLPSIAPTSFIVILLNTIHGMKEYPLFASLNNGGPGTSNNLLVQYIYQTGFKSGQIGYASAASFVLMLILMGVAIIQLMVNRRVENR, encoded by the coding sequence ATGACAAAACGAGCCTCGGACGTGTCCGTGAGCCCGCCCAGGAGACGCAGTAAGTACACTCTCGCGCCGCTCGTCCTCATCGCGGCCAACGTCGTGCTCTTCGCGCTGTTCTTCCTCTGGCCGGCGGTGATCGGGCTCGTCTACTCGTTCACGAACTACACGGGTGTGGGGGCGTTCCAGTTCATCGGGCTGGACAACTACCAGAAGCTGTTCGGGGATTCCATCTTCTTCGACGCGCTGACCCGGACGCTGCTGTACACCGTGCTGTTCGTGCCGCTGAACTTCGTGCTCTCGCTGCTCATCGCCAACGTGCTGGTGAGCAAGCACGCCAAGGGCGTGTCGGTCGCCCGCATCTTCTTCTTCATCCCGTGGCTGCTGTCGCCCATCGTCGTGGGTGTCCTGTGGCGGTGGCTGTTCGGTGAGAACTTCGGACTGGTCAACTACTTCATCGAGAAGTTCGGCGGAAGCGCCGTGCCGTGGCAGTCGAACGCGGACCTGTCACTGATCGTGGTCGTGGTGGCGGCGTCCTGGGCCTGGACGGGCTTCTCGATGCTGCTGTTCATCGCGGCGATCAAGAACGTACCGACGTCGTACTACGAGGCGGCCGCGCTCGACGGCGCCGGTCCGTGGCGCCAGTTCATCAGCATCACACTGCCGAGCATCGCGCCCACGTCCTTCATCGTCATCCTGCTCAACACGATCCACGGGATGAAGGAGTACCCGCTGTTCGCCTCCCTCAACAACGGGGGACCCGGAACGTCGAACAACCTGCTGGTCCAGTACATCTACCAGACCGGGTTCAAGTCGGGCCAGATCGGCTACGCGAGCGCCGCGTCGTTCGTGCTCATGCTCATCCTGATGGGCGTCGCGATCATCCAGCTGATGGTCAACCGGCGGGTGGAGAACCGATGA
- a CDS encoding carbohydrate ABC transporter permease: MTTTDMPRKVDTGPRRAVRKKRPSSAATGGLRRAIPATTLLWVLAALYGVPVLWFVLSSFKPAGDLFSLPLTLFPTNPTVSGYEAAWDSANFSQYFINTAIVCVIATILTVGVSCCTGYALAKYDNKWLKAFFVGILATTMLPGEVMLAPLFLVVRDLGFYNSLAGIILPAVLTATGCFMFRQFFLTVPDELIEAARIDGARELSIFLRIMVPISRPIMLTLAILSFQWRWNDYIWPLLMLNDPEKFTVQIGIQSIVGAQNINWSVLLGASVISMVPLIVIFLVFQRYVMNADINAGLKD, from the coding sequence ATGACAACCACAGACATGCCCCGCAAGGTCGACACCGGGCCCCGACGGGCCGTCCGCAAGAAGCGGCCCAGCAGCGCGGCCACGGGCGGGCTCCGGCGCGCTATCCCCGCGACGACACTCCTGTGGGTCCTGGCGGCCCTGTACGGTGTGCCGGTGCTGTGGTTCGTCCTCAGCTCCTTCAAGCCGGCCGGAGACCTGTTCTCCCTCCCGCTGACGCTGTTCCCGACGAACCCCACCGTGTCGGGTTACGAGGCGGCGTGGGACAGCGCCAACTTCTCCCAGTACTTCATCAACACCGCCATCGTGTGTGTGATCGCGACGATCCTCACGGTGGGAGTCAGCTGCTGCACCGGCTACGCGCTGGCCAAGTACGACAACAAGTGGCTCAAGGCCTTCTTCGTCGGCATCCTGGCCACCACGATGCTGCCGGGCGAGGTCATGCTCGCCCCGCTCTTCCTGGTGGTCCGCGACCTCGGTTTCTACAACTCGCTCGCCGGCATCATCCTCCCGGCCGTGCTCACCGCGACCGGATGCTTCATGTTCCGCCAGTTCTTCCTGACGGTCCCCGACGAGCTCATCGAGGCCGCCCGCATCGACGGCGCGCGTGAGCTGTCGATCTTCCTGAGGATCATGGTGCCGATCTCCCGGCCCATCATGCTGACGCTCGCCATCCTGTCGTTCCAGTGGCGGTGGAACGACTACATCTGGCCGCTGCTGATGCTCAACGACCCCGAGAAGTTCACCGTGCAGATCGGCATCCAGAGCATCGTCGGCGCACAGAACATCAACTGGTCGGTCCTGCTCGGCGCGTCGGTCATCTCCATGGTCCCGCTGATCGTCATCTTCCTGGTCTTCCAGCGCTACGTGATGAACGCCGACATCAACGCCGGTCTTAAGGACTGA
- a CDS encoding VOC family protein: protein MSVQPIPDGYHTVTPWIISRDTAGLIDYLKAAFGAEEIARVVGEDGRIGHAEVRIGDSVVMPFDAPAHWPATPAFLRLYVEDADDAHRRAVEAGGTSVTEVTHLFFGDRIGRVRDPLGNLWWLQTRVEDVSPEEMERRLGDPRWIEAMAYVQGADFFPGAPETGE, encoded by the coding sequence ATGAGCGTACAACCGATCCCGGACGGCTATCACACCGTCACGCCGTGGATCATCTCGCGCGACACGGCCGGACTCATCGACTACCTGAAGGCGGCGTTCGGCGCCGAGGAGATCGCCCGGGTCGTCGGGGAGGACGGCCGGATCGGACACGCGGAGGTGCGGATCGGCGACTCGGTCGTCATGCCCTTCGACGCCCCCGCGCACTGGCCGGCGACGCCCGCTTTCCTGCGCCTGTACGTCGAGGACGCCGACGACGCGCACCGCAGGGCCGTCGAGGCCGGCGGCACATCTGTGACCGAGGTGACCCACCTCTTCTTCGGCGACCGGATCGGGCGGGTACGCGACCCGCTGGGCAACCTGTGGTGGCTTCAGACGCGGGTGGAGGACGTCAGCCCCGAGGAGATGGAACGCCGCCTCGGCGACCCGAGGTGGATCGAGGCGATGGCGTACGTCCAGGGCGCCGACTTCTTCCCCGGGGCCCCCGAGACCGGGGAATGA
- a CDS encoding nucleoside/nucleotide kinase family protein yields the protein MPPTFDDLLIRARSLAPDGRRAVLGIAGSPGAGKTTLAERLVRALNADGEPWVAHVPMDGFHLADVELERLGLRDRKGAPQTFDAFGYAALLRRLRVQGDDEVVYAPGFERVLEQPIAGAIAVSPSARLVVTEGNYLLLGTGAWGRVRAEVDEVWFCEIDEEERLRRLVARHVAFGKSYEEAVAWVRRSDQRNAELVAASRGRADLVVCEDAL from the coding sequence GTGCCGCCGACCTTCGACGATCTCCTGATCCGCGCCCGCTCCCTCGCCCCCGACGGCCGCCGTGCGGTTCTGGGGATCGCCGGCAGTCCCGGCGCGGGCAAGACGACACTCGCCGAGCGACTGGTGCGGGCGCTGAACGCGGACGGGGAGCCGTGGGTGGCGCATGTGCCGATGGACGGCTTCCATCTCGCCGACGTCGAACTCGAACGGCTGGGGCTGCGGGACCGCAAGGGGGCTCCGCAGACCTTCGACGCCTTCGGGTACGCGGCGCTGTTGCGGCGGCTGCGGGTCCAGGGGGACGACGAGGTGGTGTACGCGCCCGGGTTCGAGCGGGTGCTGGAGCAGCCGATCGCGGGGGCGATCGCGGTGTCGCCCAGTGCGCGGCTCGTCGTGACCGAGGGGAACTACCTCCTGCTCGGCACGGGGGCGTGGGGGCGGGTCCGGGCCGAGGTGGACGAGGTGTGGTTCTGCGAGATCGACGAGGAGGAGCGCCTTCGGCGGCTGGTCGCCCGGCATGTCGCGTTCGGGAAGTCGTACGAGGAGGCGGTGGCGTGGGTGCGTCGCAGCGACCAGCGCAATGCCGAACTGGTCGCCGCGAGTCGGGGGCGGGCGGACCTGGTGGTGTGTGAGGACGCGCTGTAG